A genomic window from Caldalkalibacillus salinus includes:
- the purC gene encoding phosphoribosylaminoimidazolesuccinocarboxamide synthase, whose translation MNRGPLLYEGKAKRIYQTDEASIVWVEYKDDATAFNGDKKGAIKEKGVLNNRISGLFFKYLQEKGISTHFVQQLSEREQLVQKVEIIPVEVVVRNRAAGSMAKRLGLEEGTQLPFPIVEYYYKDDALGDPLITEAHVHVLGLATEDQLQKMKEDALQINRHLQDFLLQKDIELIDFKLEFGLTSYNDVILADEISPDTCRFWDVHTQKKLDKDRFRRDLGDVEEAYEEILTRLGGYENV comes from the coding sequence TTGAACAGAGGGCCATTATTATATGAGGGGAAAGCCAAACGTATTTATCAAACTGACGAAGCATCTATCGTCTGGGTTGAGTATAAGGACGATGCTACCGCTTTTAACGGAGATAAAAAAGGGGCCATTAAAGAGAAAGGTGTTTTAAATAATCGTATTAGTGGCTTATTTTTTAAATACTTGCAGGAAAAAGGTATCTCTACACATTTTGTGCAACAGTTGTCAGAACGAGAGCAATTAGTACAAAAAGTAGAGATTATTCCCGTCGAGGTCGTTGTACGCAATAGAGCGGCTGGGAGTATGGCCAAACGATTAGGCCTTGAAGAAGGGACTCAGCTACCTTTTCCAATTGTTGAATACTACTACAAAGATGATGCACTAGGTGATCCTTTGATAACGGAAGCGCACGTTCACGTTTTGGGGTTAGCGACTGAGGACCAACTTCAGAAGATGAAAGAGGATGCTTTACAGATTAATCGTCATCTACAGGACTTTTTATTACAAAAAGATATTGAGTTAATAGATTTCAAGCTTGAGTTTGGGCTAACGTCATATAATGATGTGATTCTCGCAGATGAAATCTCCCCTGATACCTGTCGCTTTTGGGATGTACACACTCAGAAGAAACTAGATAAAGATCGGTTTAGACGTGATTTAGGAGATGTAGAAGAGGCTTATGAAGAAATCCTAACGAGACTTGGAGGGTACGAGAATGTTTAA
- the purS gene encoding phosphoribosylformylglycinamidine synthase subunit PurS, translated as MFKVMVHVTLKESVLDPQGSAVKKSLHTMQYEEVQDVRIGKYMELDIQADSEQAARARVTEMCEKLLSNPVIEDYEIQIQECPQQVTGG; from the coding sequence ATGTTTAAAGTCATGGTTCATGTCACGCTCAAGGAAAGTGTTCTTGATCCGCAAGGGAGTGCGGTGAAAAAGTCTTTACACACGATGCAGTACGAAGAGGTGCAGGACGTGCGTATAGGTAAATATATGGAGTTAGATATTCAAGCGGATAGTGAACAAGCAGCGAGAGCACGTGTCACAGAGATGTGCGAGAAACTGCTATCTAATCCTGTAATAGAAGACTACGAGATTCAGATACAAGAATGTCCACAACAAGTGACAGGAGGATAA
- the purQ gene encoding phosphoribosylformylglycinamidine synthase subunit PurQ, protein MKFAVLVFPGSNCDVDMYHAIKDGLQMDVDYVWHHQTDLSAYDGILLPGGFSYGDYLRSGAIARFAPVMGEVQKAAKEGKLILGVCNGFQVLLEAGLLPGAMRRNDSLKFRCFHTPLEVVNNQTAFTTQYDQGEIISIPIAHGDGNYYCDPATLQDLEKNNQIVFKYQENPNGSVADIAGVINKQGNVLGMMPHPERAVETLLGSADGKRLFTSILANWRERHVTNV, encoded by the coding sequence ATGAAATTTGCTGTTCTTGTCTTCCCCGGTTCGAACTGTGATGTTGATATGTACCATGCTATCAAAGACGGTTTACAAATGGACGTCGATTACGTTTGGCACCATCAAACGGACTTGAGTGCTTATGACGGTATCCTCTTGCCCGGTGGTTTCTCTTATGGAGATTATCTGCGCTCAGGTGCTATTGCCAGATTTGCCCCTGTTATGGGTGAGGTCCAGAAAGCAGCGAAGGAAGGAAAACTCATCCTAGGTGTGTGTAACGGGTTCCAGGTGTTACTAGAAGCGGGTTTACTACCTGGAGCCATGCGTCGTAATGACAGTCTTAAATTTAGATGCTTTCATACACCATTAGAGGTTGTGAACAATCAAACGGCCTTCACTACTCAGTACGATCAAGGTGAGATTATATCTATTCCTATTGCCCATGGAGACGGGAATTATTACTGTGACCCAGCTACTTTACAAGACTTAGAGAAAAACAATCAGATTGTGTTCAAGTATCAAGAAAATCCGAACGGGTCAGTAGCCGATATCGCGGGTGTCATTAATAAACAAGGTAACGTACTAGGGATGATGCCACATCCTGAGCGGGCTGTAGAAACATTACTAGGATCCGCTGACGGTAAAAGATTGTTTACGTCCATTTTAGCGAATTGGAGGGAACGTCATGTCACAAACGTATGA